A genome region from Dreissena polymorpha isolate Duluth1 chromosome 16, UMN_Dpol_1.0, whole genome shotgun sequence includes the following:
- the LOC127862704 gene encoding uncharacterized protein LOC127862704, with product MTGDSNSTTSDEPLYQGAPISVAESAILILTFAMRHNLTGECLSDLLTLISLHCVTTSFLHLSLYRFRSYFSALKSSLLFHKFCSKCDFIIDESSGVCTVCKSDLSEKGNVSYFVEIPLIFQIQQLFQRSDFHLQLLQRFSRKKKDENNIEDIYDGKLYKAHSGSGGFLDSHSNISFMWYTDGVPLFKSSKVSIWPLFLSINELPAQYRFKQENILFAGLWFGNSKPSMSCFLKPFHDSLNEFKDIGCTINCIHCSSITEKGMLLCGTCDLPAKCMVLNMTQFNGKYGCPKCKQEGEIVKTGKGHTRVFPFHELINEPKRNHNEFIQHGEEAFASSQPVFGVKGPSWWVNCCPDIINGTAIDYMHSVLLGLIRRLLQLWFDPKFSSQSFSVSHLVSVANRRLSSIRPPYFIKRHPRDIKEHSKYWKASECRAWLFFYSVPVLFGLLKENIFNHYLLLVEAIYIMNLDSISTTDLKHCEELLIKFCGIFSVLYGDQHMSANLHQLLHLHDTVEQLGPLWVYSCFSFESMNGDLIKLFHGTQNPVVQIANTVSTMLKLPAFATQIKNETPIWNFYVKLNSSNYHYKLGEKIFKGAYVIGAKHLKKLNAKFSEVVSQSASFALGDCYMFYRLF from the exons ATGACTGGGGATTCAAACTCCACAACCAGTGATGAACCATTGTATCAAGGAGCCCCTATTTCAGTTGCTGAAAGTGCTATTTTGATATTGACTTTTGCGATGAGACACAATCTTACAGGGGAGTGTTTGTCTGACTTGCTAACACTTATTTCTCTGCACTGTGTTACTACAAGTTTCCTACACTTATCGTTGTACAGATTTAGGTCTTATTTCAGTGCTTTGAAATCTTCTTTGTTGTTTCATAAGTTCTGCAGTAAATGTGATTTTATAATTGATGAATCATCTGGTGTATGTACTGTTTGTAAAAGTGATTTGAGTGAAAAGGGTAATGTGTCATACTTTGTTGAAATACCATTGATATTTCAAATACAGCAATTATTTCAAAGATCAGACTTTCATCTTCAGCTTCTGCAGCGATTTTCTAGAAAGAAGAAAGATGAAAACAATATTGAAGACATTTATGATGGGAAATTATACAAAGCGCATTCTGGATCTGGTGGCTTCTTGGATTCTCATAGTAACATTTCATTTATGTGGTATACAGATGGTGTGCCTCTTTTTAAGTCCTCAAAAGTTAGTATTTGGCCATTATTCCTTTCAATTAATGAACTACCAGCACAGTACAGGTTCAAACAAGAAAACATATTGTTTGCAGGACTTTGGTTTGGAAATTCAAAACCTTCAATGTCATGCTTTTTGAAACCTTTTCATGATAGCCTAAATGAATTTAAGGATATTGGATGTACAATTAACTGTATTCATTGCTCATCTATAACAGAAAAGGGTATGCTGTTATGTGGAACATGTGATTTACCAGCCAAATGCATGGTTCTGAATATGACTCAGTTTAATGGCAAGTATGGATGCCCAAAATGCAAACAAGAAGGAGAAATAGTAAAAACTGGAAAAGGACATACAAGAGTGTTTCCATTTCATGAATTAATAAATGAACCAAAGAGGAATCACAATGAATTCATTCAACATGGAGAAGAAGCTTTTGCATCTTCGCAGCCTGTCTTTGGTGTGAAAGGTCCTTCATGGTGGGTTAATTGTTGTCCAGATATTATTAATGGTACAGCCATTGATTACATGCATTCTGTTCTTCTTGGACTTATACGCAGACTTCTACAACTGTGGTTTGATCCAAAGTTTTCCTCACAATCTTTCTCTGTTTCACACCTTGTAAGTGTTGCAAATAGAAGACTTTCTTCAATTAGACCTCCATATTTCATAAAACGACACCCACGAGATATTAAAGAACATTCGAAGTACTGGAAGGCTTCCGAGTGCAGAGCATGGCTTTTCTTTTACTCTGTTCCAGTGCTTTTTGGATTATTAAAGGAGAACATTTTTAATCACTACTTGCTGTTAGTAGAAGCTATATATATCATGAATTTGGACTCAATTTCTACTACAGATTTAAAACATTGTGAGGAACTTTTGATAAAATTTTGTGGTATTTTTTCAGTCCTTTATGGTGATCAACATATGTCAGCCAACTTACACCAACTTCTTCATTTGCATGATACAGTTGAACAGCTGGGACCACTTTGGGTGTACTCCTGTTTTTCCTTTGAAAGTATGAATGGTGAtcttataaaattgtttcatggcACTCAAAACCCTGTTGTTCAAATTGCAAATACAGTATCAACCATGCTTAAGCTTCCAGCTTTTGCAACTCAAATCAAAAATGAAACACCCATTTGGAACTTCTATGTTAAGCTGAACTCGTCAAATTATCATTACAAACTTggtgaaaaaatattcaaaggtGCATATGTTATTGGagctaaacatttaaaaaaactcaaTGCCAAGTTTTCTGAAGTTGTTAGTCAGTCAGCAAGTTTTGCACTAGGTGACTGTTATATGTTTTACAga CTGTTTTAA